The proteins below are encoded in one region of Sinorhizobium meliloti:
- the ligD gene encoding DNA ligase D, which translates to MATPKLEAYRKKRDFSKTPEPVGNLTAGGNRFVVHKHHATADHYDLRLEVDGVLKSWAVPKGPSLNPADKRLAVETEDHPLDYIDFEGVIPEGEYGGGPMIVWDKGVWAPMGDVDDDLRKGAFKFRLAGEKLNGGWMLARLKRRPGEEDQRNWLLFKERDPAADTSIDILAARPESVKSGRRIEELVEKPMAPPKPVKLNPGALAGAVKAAQPERIEPQLATQTILPPEAEKDSKKPERWLHEIKFDGYRTMAHVADGKVRLVTRGGLDWTKRYGDLPEAFRRLPCRDVIIDGEIVVLDETGVSRFALLQDALSTGAGNSLVFYAFDLLHLNGWNLFDVPLEKRKALLKQLLAGQVSSRSAIQFSDHVLGEGRALYDRASEMGLEGIVSKRISAPYRSGRSKTWTKTKALKAEDFVIVGYTVSEAAEGIASLALGEWADGELEYRGKVGTGFDAQMLKELLARLEPLRAGAAKLEGAPREIIWVRPLLRAHIHYGNRTTDNVLRHAVFKGLRDVELSTPVSMSRKRLISDADLAGISITNPTRRLFGKSGPTKLDLAVYYAMIGDFMLPHILGRPVSLVRCPTGRTQDCFFQRHPFTGMPPSVATFQATNSEGEAKTYLSVEDARGYLALAQFGVVEFHNWGTTRKLLGKPDRVVFDLDPGEGIAWREVVEAAIHIKAELEALALVPFVKTSGGRGVHVVVPVVPKLDWKKFHQATSALATRLAATAPATFTTTMGKDNRIRRIFIDFHRNARSHTWAAPYSLRARTNLPASTPLSWADLETIDAPADLNYSSLPGLLATSGDPWADIDDSARDLPIL; encoded by the coding sequence ATGGCGACGCCTAAGCTGGAGGCCTACCGCAAGAAGCGGGATTTTTCGAAGACGCCGGAGCCGGTCGGAAATCTGACCGCCGGCGGCAACCGCTTCGTCGTGCACAAACACCATGCGACCGCCGACCACTACGATTTGCGGCTTGAGGTCGACGGCGTGCTGAAAAGCTGGGCGGTGCCGAAAGGTCCGTCGCTCAATCCGGCCGACAAGCGGCTGGCGGTGGAGACGGAGGACCATCCCCTCGACTATATCGACTTCGAGGGCGTGATCCCCGAAGGCGAATATGGCGGCGGTCCGATGATCGTCTGGGACAAGGGCGTCTGGGCGCCGATGGGCGATGTCGACGACGACCTGCGCAAGGGCGCCTTCAAGTTCCGCCTGGCAGGGGAGAAACTCAACGGCGGATGGATGCTGGCCCGTCTGAAGCGTCGCCCGGGAGAGGAGGACCAGCGCAACTGGCTCCTTTTCAAGGAGCGCGATCCGGCCGCCGACACATCGATCGATATCCTTGCCGCCCGGCCGGAAAGCGTCAAATCCGGCCGGCGGATCGAGGAACTGGTGGAGAAGCCGATGGCCCCGCCAAAGCCGGTCAAGCTCAATCCCGGCGCGCTTGCCGGTGCGGTCAAGGCCGCACAACCCGAACGCATCGAACCTCAACTCGCAACACAGACGATTCTCCCCCCGGAAGCCGAAAAGGACTCGAAAAAGCCCGAGCGCTGGCTGCACGAGATCAAGTTCGACGGCTATCGCACCATGGCCCACGTGGCGGACGGAAAGGTGCGCCTCGTCACCCGCGGCGGGCTCGACTGGACGAAGCGCTACGGAGACCTGCCGGAGGCTTTCCGGCGGCTGCCGTGCCGCGATGTGATCATCGACGGCGAGATCGTCGTGCTGGACGAGACGGGGGTCAGCCGCTTCGCGCTGCTGCAGGATGCGCTTTCCACCGGCGCCGGCAACAGCCTCGTCTTCTACGCCTTCGACCTCCTGCATCTCAACGGCTGGAACCTTTTCGACGTCCCGCTCGAAAAGCGCAAGGCACTGTTGAAGCAATTGCTTGCAGGGCAGGTCTCAAGCCGCTCGGCGATCCAGTTCAGCGATCATGTGCTGGGTGAAGGGCGCGCGCTTTACGACCGGGCCTCCGAGATGGGCCTGGAAGGGATCGTCTCCAAACGCATCTCGGCACCCTACCGAAGCGGCCGGTCGAAGACCTGGACCAAGACGAAGGCTTTGAAGGCGGAGGATTTCGTGATCGTCGGCTACACCGTTTCGGAGGCGGCCGAGGGCATTGCGTCGCTTGCACTCGGAGAGTGGGCCGACGGCGAGCTGGAATATCGCGGCAAGGTTGGAACCGGCTTCGACGCGCAGATGCTCAAGGAGTTGCTCGCAAGGCTCGAACCCTTGCGCGCCGGCGCCGCAAAGCTCGAGGGAGCGCCGAGGGAGATCATCTGGGTGCGGCCCTTGCTCCGGGCGCATATCCACTACGGCAACCGGACGACCGATAACGTCCTGCGTCACGCCGTCTTCAAGGGGCTCCGCGACGTCGAGCTGTCGACGCCGGTTTCCATGTCGAGAAAGCGCCTGATCTCGGACGCGGACCTCGCCGGCATATCGATTACCAACCCGACCCGGCGGCTCTTCGGCAAATCCGGCCCGACCAAGCTCGACCTTGCCGTCTATTACGCGATGATCGGCGACTTCATGCTGCCGCATATTCTCGGCCGTCCCGTTTCGCTGGTACGCTGCCCGACCGGCCGGACGCAGGATTGCTTCTTCCAGCGCCACCCTTTTACCGGCATGCCGCCTTCGGTCGCGACGTTCCAGGCAACCAACTCGGAGGGCGAGGCGAAAACCTACCTGTCGGTCGAGGACGCGAGAGGATACCTGGCGCTGGCGCAGTTCGGCGTCGTCGAATTCCACAATTGGGGGACGACGCGCAAGCTGCTCGGCAAGCCGGATCGCGTCGTCTTCGATCTCGATCCCGGCGAGGGCATCGCCTGGCGCGAGGTGGTCGAGGCCGCGATCCACATCAAGGCCGAACTCGAGGCGCTCGCGCTGGTACCCTTCGTAAAGACATCTGGCGGCAGGGGAGTGCACGTCGTCGTACCGGTCGTGCCGAAGCTCGACTGGAAGAAATTCCATCAGGCGACGAGCGCGCTCGCGACCCGTCTCGCGGCCACCGCTCCCGCCACCTTCACCACCACCATGGGCAAGGACAACCGCATAAGGCGCATTTTCATCGACTTCCATCGCAACGCCCGCAGCCATACCTGGGCGGCCCCCTATTCGCTGCGCGCCCGCACCAATCTGCCAGCCTCCACCCCGCTCAGCTGGGCGGATCTGGAGACTATCGACGCTCCGGCGGATTTGAACTATTCTTCGCTGCCGGGCCTTCTGGCCACGTCCGGCGATCCCTGGGCCGATATCGACGACTCCGCGAGGGATCTGCCTATACTGTAG
- a CDS encoding Ku protein, with the protein MAPRASWKGYIRLSLVSCPVRLYPATSASERISFNQLHKDTHNRINMKPVDPELGLVERSDLVKGYEYEDKKYIIIEDSDLESVRIESNHTMNIEAFVDAGSVDVIYQDAPYYLAPDGAMAEETFVVLREALRRSGKLAIARLVLSSRERVVTIGPRETGMFVCTLRNPNEVRFAADYFGNIPVGKPDPEMLQLAEALIEQKTTTFDPKQYEDRYEVALMQMIREKLKGHKPIIAQAPERGNVVNLMDALKASLSQAKPPARSKPKAEPAAKEPAAKAAAAKRVTAKPAAKKKA; encoded by the coding sequence ATGGCACCCAGGGCAAGTTGGAAGGGCTATATCAGACTGAGTCTCGTGAGCTGTCCGGTGAGGCTTTACCCCGCCACCAGCGCAAGCGAGCGCATTTCCTTCAATCAGCTTCACAAGGACACCCATAACCGGATCAACATGAAGCCCGTCGATCCGGAGCTCGGCCTCGTCGAGCGTTCGGACCTCGTGAAGGGCTACGAATACGAAGACAAGAAATACATCATCATCGAGGATTCGGATCTGGAAAGCGTCCGGATCGAATCCAATCACACGATGAACATCGAGGCTTTCGTCGACGCCGGTTCCGTTGACGTCATCTATCAGGACGCCCCTTATTACCTGGCGCCCGACGGGGCCATGGCCGAGGAAACCTTCGTCGTCCTGCGTGAAGCTCTGCGCCGAAGCGGGAAACTCGCGATCGCCCGTCTCGTGCTGTCCAGCCGCGAACGGGTGGTGACCATCGGTCCGCGCGAGACCGGAATGTTCGTCTGCACCTTGCGCAATCCCAACGAGGTGCGCTTCGCGGCGGATTATTTCGGCAACATTCCGGTCGGCAAACCGGATCCCGAGATGCTGCAGCTTGCCGAAGCGCTCATCGAGCAGAAGACGACCACCTTCGATCCGAAGCAGTACGAGGACCGCTACGAGGTCGCGCTGATGCAGATGATCCGCGAGAAGCTCAAGGGTCACAAGCCGATCATTGCGCAGGCGCCCGAACGCGGCAACGTCGTCAATCTCATGGATGCCCTGAAGGCGAGCCTTTCCCAGGCCAAGCCGCCCGCTCGGAGCAAGCCCAAGGCGGAGCCCGCAGCAAAGGAGCCCGCTGCCAAAGCCGCGGCGGCGAAACGCGTAACTGCTAAACCCGCGGCCAAGAAGAAAGCCTGA
- a CDS encoding tetratricopeptide repeat protein, with protein MALAGRTFGIVGALAAFPRRLAAREVERQGGHLRRGVNRQTKFVVFGRGLLAKASEAEIEARFDSESGQRRRVLSENGFLRLLGLASAPETSALTRQSLVDQSGLSPRHLDLLSLFDAFEHDGEPYSFRDLILARKYAGLMASGAGWGAIARSVHRSGNVASLTALSLHHEGKDTIYARRAEGLSELDGQLLLDVGSPDEEALEDLFAQAEAAEEAGEYDQAAAFYQRYLAIDRTDEVAAFNRANCLRAAGREAEAAHDYARAIKLDPCFVEAWFNLAGLMGERGRTDTARRHLRRAIEIDGDYADAIFNLAKLEFDAGNLAEARRWWMRYLALDQHSEWARAAERGVQFVNLHLLSRTAG; from the coding sequence ATGGCGCTTGCCGGTCGGACATTCGGTATCGTGGGCGCGCTCGCCGCCTTTCCGCGGCGGCTGGCGGCTCGCGAGGTCGAGCGCCAGGGCGGGCACCTCAGGCGCGGTGTCAACAGGCAGACGAAGTTCGTGGTCTTCGGGCGCGGGCTGCTCGCAAAGGCGTCCGAAGCAGAGATCGAGGCTCGCTTCGACAGCGAAAGCGGGCAGCGTCGGCGCGTGCTCAGCGAAAACGGCTTCCTCCGCCTGCTCGGACTGGCGAGCGCCCCGGAAACATCGGCGCTTACGCGGCAATCGCTCGTCGACCAGTCCGGGCTCTCCCCTCGCCACCTCGATCTTCTGTCGTTGTTCGACGCTTTCGAGCATGACGGCGAGCCCTATTCTTTCCGCGATCTGATCCTCGCCAGAAAATATGCGGGACTGATGGCCAGCGGCGCCGGCTGGGGCGCGATCGCGCGCTCGGTCCACCGCTCCGGAAACGTCGCCTCCCTCACCGCGCTCTCGCTGCACCACGAAGGCAAGGATACGATCTATGCGCGACGCGCCGAGGGCTTGAGCGAGCTCGACGGTCAATTGCTGCTCGACGTCGGCTCTCCCGACGAGGAGGCGCTCGAAGATCTCTTCGCTCAGGCCGAAGCGGCCGAAGAGGCGGGGGAATACGACCAGGCGGCCGCGTTCTACCAGCGCTATCTCGCCATCGACCGCACCGACGAGGTTGCAGCGTTCAACCGGGCCAACTGCCTCAGAGCCGCCGGGCGGGAGGCCGAAGCGGCGCATGACTATGCCCGCGCCATAAAGCTCGATCCTTGCTTCGTCGAAGCCTGGTTCAATCTTGCCGGGCTGATGGGCGAACGTGGGCGCACGGACACGGCCAGGCGGCATCTGAGGAGAGCGATCGAAATCGATGGCGATTACGCCGATGCCATCTTCAACCTGGCGAAGCTGGAGTTCGATGCCGGCAATCTCGCCGAAGCCCGCCGCTGGTGGATGCGTTACCTCGCGCTCGATCAGCATTCCGAATGGGCACGCGCCGCCGAGCGCGGCGTGCAGTTCGTGAACCTTCATCTCCTCTCCAGAACGGCTGGCTGA
- a CDS encoding alpha/beta family hydrolase, with product MSGKFLFDGPGDAPVTILLAHGAGAPMDSTSMTAAAMALAGVGFRVARFEFGYMAARRTADGRKPPPRAETLNPEYRAAIAELGAQGTLVIGGKSMGGRVASMVADDLHAEGKIAGLLCLGYPFHPPGKPDQLRTRHLTDLKTPALICQGTRDEFGTRDEVSRYALSDRIELLWLEDGDHDLKPRKTVSGFSTADHLKTLAEAVARWADRLAP from the coding sequence ATGAGCGGAAAATTCCTGTTCGACGGGCCGGGCGATGCGCCCGTCACCATTCTCCTCGCGCATGGAGCCGGCGCGCCGATGGATTCGACTTCGATGACGGCGGCCGCCATGGCGCTTGCAGGGGTGGGTTTTCGCGTCGCCCGCTTCGAGTTCGGCTATATGGCAGCCCGGCGCACTGCCGACGGGCGCAAGCCCCCGCCCCGCGCGGAAACGCTCAATCCGGAGTATCGGGCGGCCATTGCCGAGCTCGGCGCCCAAGGCACCCTCGTGATCGGCGGCAAGTCCATGGGCGGTCGCGTCGCCAGCATGGTCGCCGACGACCTTCATGCCGAGGGCAAGATCGCCGGGCTCCTTTGCCTCGGCTATCCCTTCCATCCCCCCGGAAAACCGGACCAGTTGCGCACCCGACATCTTACCGATCTCAAGACGCCTGCACTGATCTGTCAGGGGACCCGCGACGAATTCGGCACCCGCGACGAGGTTTCGCGATACGCCTTGTCCGACAGGATCGAACTTCTCTGGCTGGAGGACGGCGACCACGACCTCAAGCCGCGCAAGACAGTCTCGGGCTTCTCGACCGCAGATCACCTGAAGACGCTGGCCGAGGCGGTTGCGCGATGGGCGGATCGCCTCGCGCCTTGA
- the xth gene encoding exodeoxyribonuclease III codes for MKIATFNINGVNKRLDILLTWLGTAEPDVVCLQELKATDGQFPRAAIEAAGYGAVWRGQAAWNGVAILARDREPVLTRTGLPGDSSDTQSRYIEAAVNGILIASLYAPNGNPQPGPKFDYKLAWHLRFNQHAAALLETGVPVVLAGDYNVVPEPRDIYPTRSYDDNALVQPESRAAFRSLVDQGWLDALRKIHPKEQLFTFWDYRRNRWQRDAGLRLDHILLSRKLRRRLTGAGIDREIRALEGSSDHAPVWVSMRD; via the coding sequence ATGAAGATCGCGACCTTCAACATCAACGGCGTGAACAAGCGGCTCGACATCCTCTTGACCTGGCTCGGTACGGCCGAGCCGGACGTGGTCTGCCTGCAGGAGCTCAAGGCGACTGACGGACAGTTTCCGAGAGCCGCGATCGAGGCGGCGGGTTACGGTGCCGTCTGGCGGGGCCAGGCCGCCTGGAACGGCGTTGCCATTCTCGCCCGCGATCGTGAGCCGGTGCTCACGCGAACCGGGTTGCCCGGCGATTCCTCGGATACGCAGAGCCGCTACATCGAAGCTGCGGTGAACGGCATCCTGATTGCGTCGCTCTATGCGCCCAACGGCAATCCGCAGCCCGGGCCGAAATTCGACTACAAGCTCGCCTGGCACCTGCGCTTCAACCAGCATGCCGCCGCGCTGCTCGAGACGGGTGTGCCGGTGGTGCTCGCCGGCGACTACAACGTCGTTCCGGAACCGCGCGACATCTATCCGACCCGCTCCTACGACGACAACGCCCTCGTCCAGCCGGAAAGCCGCGCAGCCTTCCGGAGCCTTGTCGATCAGGGCTGGCTCGACGCACTGCGCAAGATCCACCCGAAAGAGCAGCTCTTCACTTTCTGGGACTACCGCCGCAACCGCTGGCAGCGCGACGCCGGCCTTCGCCTCGACCACATTCTCCTGAGCCGCAAGCTCCGGCGCCGCCTGACCGGCGCCGGCATCGACCGGGAGATCCGTGCGCTTGAAGGGTCGAGCGACCATGCGCCGGTATGGGTGTCGATGCGGGATTAG
- a CDS encoding PepSY-associated TM helix domain-containing protein, with translation MTPRAKNFRRQWGKAWRLRIYGGPHKSSFDLHRAGGLWVWAMLFVLAWSSVSLNLKEVYNPVTKAPLPTQAATRFREHVPRLAEPRYEPLIDRKEALAVARRLVAEHARHADLP, from the coding sequence ATGACACCGCGGGCCAAGAACTTCCGGCGGCAATGGGGCAAGGCGTGGCGGCTGCGGATTTATGGCGGGCCGCACAAGTCCAGCTTCGATCTCCACCGCGCAGGCGGGCTTTGGGTTTGGGCTATGCTGTTCGTGCTGGCCTGGTCTTCGGTCTCTCTCAATCTGAAAGAAGTCTATAATCCGGTGACGAAGGCGCCCCTGCCGACGCAGGCGGCCACTCGCTTCCGGGAACATGTTCCCAGGCTCGCCGAGCCGCGCTACGAGCCGCTGATCGATCGCAAGGAGGCGCTCGCCGTGGCGCGGCGACTTGTCGCCGAGCACGCAAGGCACGCGGATCTGCCGTAG
- a CDS encoding glucose 1-dehydrogenase: protein MMDGASNPAPRTSGLPALFDLSGRVALITGSSGGLGLTMAHALCEAGASVILNGRDEARLAGARAELEEHGFTVGTSAFDVTKSAEIGRAVADILTERGRIDILVNNAGIQHRTPLHEFPEDAFRRVIETNLTSAFLVGQAVVQGMIERREGTIINICSVQSELARPSIAPYAASKGGLKMLTKGMALDWGRYGIRVNGLAPGYFKTELNSALVSDEKFSTWLEQRTPLGRWGDTGELAGAAVFLASAASSFVTGHILYVDGGITSCL from the coding sequence ATGATGGATGGCGCCTCAAACCCCGCGCCGCGGACAAGCGGTCTTCCCGCGCTTTTCGATCTGAGCGGCCGGGTCGCCCTGATTACCGGATCGAGCGGCGGGCTCGGCCTCACCATGGCGCACGCTCTTTGCGAGGCGGGGGCGTCAGTTATCCTCAACGGTCGCGACGAGGCGCGCCTTGCCGGTGCGCGTGCGGAACTCGAAGAGCACGGCTTCACCGTGGGAACCTCGGCCTTCGACGTCACCAAGTCGGCCGAGATCGGCCGAGCGGTGGCCGATATTCTCACCGAGCGAGGCCGTATCGACATTCTGGTCAACAATGCGGGAATACAGCACCGCACGCCGCTTCACGAATTCCCGGAAGACGCCTTCAGGCGCGTCATCGAAACCAATTTGACGAGTGCTTTCCTTGTCGGCCAGGCGGTCGTTCAGGGGATGATCGAACGCCGCGAGGGGACGATAATCAATATCTGTTCGGTCCAGAGCGAACTCGCACGTCCGTCGATTGCGCCCTACGCCGCGTCTAAAGGCGGGCTCAAAATGCTGACCAAAGGCATGGCGCTCGACTGGGGCCGATACGGCATCCGCGTCAACGGGCTTGCGCCAGGCTACTTCAAGACGGAACTGAACAGTGCGCTGGTTTCGGACGAGAAGTTCTCGACATGGCTCGAGCAGAGAACGCCGCTTGGCCGCTGGGGCGATACCGGCGAGCTGGCAGGGGCCGCCGTGTTCCTGGCATCGGCCGCATCGAGCTTCGTCACCGGTCACATACTCTATGTCGACGGTGGCATCACCAGCTGCCTTTGA
- a CDS encoding SDR family oxidoreductase produces MQINAIAPGLHRHRQYRGLAQRSEPRRIHSRAHPAGRWGRPEDFAGPAVFLASAASDYVSGTILTVDGGWMGR; encoded by the coding sequence ATTCAGATCAATGCCATTGCCCCCGGGCTACATCGCCACCGACAATACCGAGGCCTTGCGCAACGATCCGAGCCGCGCCGAATCCATTCTCGCGCGCATCCCGCGGGCCGCTGGGGCCGGCCCGAGGACTTTGCCGGCCCGGCGGTCTTTCTGGCCTCGGCGGCATCCGATTACGTCTCGGGCACGATCCTCACCGTGGACGGCGGCTGGATGGGACGCTGA
- a CDS encoding GMC oxidoreductase, protein MVSITSSHQARMGADGDPMAALDARMRVRVIEGLRVADMSAVPDINAGNTNAPATMLGNRCAGFILGTA, encoded by the coding sequence TTGGTTTCGATCACCTCGTCCCACCAGGCCCGCATGGGTGCCGACGGCGACCCGATGGCGGCGCTCGATGCGCGCATGCGCGTGCGGGTGATAGAGGGCTTGCGCGTGGCCGACATGTCGGCCGTCCCCGACATCAATGCCGGCAACACCAATGCTCCCGCCACGATGCTGGGCAACCGCTGCGCCGGTTTCATTCTGGGAACGGCGTAA
- a CDS encoding DUF2384 domain-containing protein, whose product MALAAKAPTPAAGGGELQKIETLLGGSRVLAHHLTNALDAHELLLRGLPASALDHLVGNLVFIGKTESLEKAVGMSLRTWQRRKETPNKPLSQEQSGRAWKFAEILAKATDIFGSQAEAEQWLERPAVGLDQRRPIDLLGTPPGVELVEDHLDRLEYGIYA is encoded by the coding sequence ATGGCTCTCGCGGCAAAAGCACCGACACCAGCGGCAGGCGGTGGTGAGCTGCAAAAAATCGAGACCTTACTCGGCGGTTCGCGTGTTCTGGCGCATCACCTGACCAATGCGCTCGACGCGCACGAGCTTCTCTTGCGTGGTCTGCCGGCATCGGCACTGGATCACCTTGTCGGGAATCTCGTCTTCATCGGCAAGACCGAGTCGCTCGAAAAGGCAGTAGGTATGAGTTTGCGCACGTGGCAGCGGCGCAAGGAGACACCCAACAAGCCGCTTAGCCAGGAGCAGAGTGGTCGCGCGTGGAAGTTTGCGGAAATACTCGCAAAGGCGACGGATATTTTTGGATCGCAGGCGGAAGCCGAACAATGGCTGGAGCGTCCGGCGGTCGGACTAGACCAACGCCGCCCGATTGATCTTCTCGGGACGCCGCCCGGCGTCGAGCTGGTCGAGGATCATCTCGACCGCCTCGAATACGGCATCTATGCATGA
- a CDS encoding M20 family metallopeptidase: MTNAQEETVSRAGSRIDSERVRQFALRMTSWPSETGTPGEASFADRLHGLLGELPYFREHPQDLGLLASHGEPLTRNVVALVRGTGKRTLVMAGHFDTVSTDNYHELKALACDSLALKDALIESLSARTGRSEQEERALQDLASGDFLPGRGLLDMKSGLAVAIACLEQFAADTDRQGNLMLVATPDEERESRGMRSLRDALPGLVRDFDIEIAGGINLDVTSDQGDGSEGRAVYAGTIGKLLPFALVIGCSSHASYPFEGVSAQAMAAGILARLEGNASLADRDDNDISPPPICLEAKDLRDGYEVTTPERFWIAFNWLYHSMTADALFERFREEVLTGANEAIETFAAQSAEYGKLVGRSAGGLPAKPRLLSFQELRAAAARVFGHGFDAFYAEKEREFAQSDNPLVATRQLTEWLVGIARLSGPAIVIGFSGLHYPPSHLRLAEGNDRSLHQAIEKARAGLGNDPARSLIWKPHFYGISDMSFLGLAASGSQVVSDNTPISRLVDRPSENALRFPTVNLGPWGREFHQKFERVHEPYAFRVLPELVSEIARTFLGDDRHRD, from the coding sequence ATGACGAATGCACAAGAAGAGACTGTCTCTCGCGCTGGAAGCCGGATCGACAGCGAGCGCGTCCGGCAATTCGCTCTGCGCATGACGTCCTGGCCCAGTGAAACCGGCACGCCGGGCGAAGCATCCTTCGCGGATCGCCTCCATGGGCTTCTCGGCGAACTCCCCTATTTTCGGGAGCATCCGCAGGACCTGGGCCTCCTTGCAAGTCACGGCGAACCGCTGACCCGCAATGTCGTTGCGCTCGTTCGCGGCACGGGCAAGCGAACACTGGTCATGGCCGGCCACTTCGACACCGTGTCGACCGACAACTATCACGAGCTCAAGGCGCTGGCATGCGACAGCCTGGCGCTCAAGGATGCACTCATCGAAAGCCTGTCGGCGCGAACCGGCCGATCCGAACAGGAAGAGCGGGCCCTGCAGGACCTGGCGAGTGGCGACTTCCTCCCCGGCCGCGGCCTGCTCGACATGAAGAGCGGACTCGCCGTGGCCATAGCCTGTCTCGAACAATTCGCGGCCGACACGGACCGACAGGGCAATCTCATGCTGGTCGCCACCCCCGACGAGGAACGGGAAAGCCGGGGAATGCGATCGCTCCGGGACGCGTTGCCCGGCTTGGTCAGGGATTTCGACATCGAAATAGCCGGGGGCATCAACCTCGACGTGACCTCGGATCAGGGCGACGGCAGCGAAGGGCGGGCCGTTTACGCCGGCACGATCGGCAAGCTCCTACCCTTTGCCCTGGTGATCGGCTGCAGCTCTCATGCGAGCTACCCCTTCGAAGGGGTGAGCGCACAGGCCATGGCGGCCGGGATCCTGGCACGCCTGGAAGGGAATGCTTCCCTGGCGGATCGCGACGACAACGACATCTCGCCGCCGCCGATCTGCCTCGAGGCGAAGGATCTGCGCGACGGTTACGAAGTGACGACGCCGGAGCGCTTCTGGATAGCTTTCAACTGGCTCTACCATTCGATGACGGCGGACGCACTCTTTGAGCGCTTCCGAGAGGAGGTGCTGACCGGCGCGAACGAGGCCATCGAGACGTTTGCGGCACAGTCGGCGGAATACGGCAAGCTCGTCGGCAGAAGTGCGGGCGGCCTACCAGCCAAGCCGCGCCTTCTGTCGTTCCAGGAATTGCGGGCGGCGGCTGCACGCGTTTTCGGGCACGGCTTCGACGCATTCTATGCCGAGAAGGAAAGGGAATTCGCCCAGAGCGACAACCCGCTCGTCGCTACGCGGCAACTTACTGAGTGGCTCGTCGGTATCGCGCGCCTTTCCGGCCCCGCCATCGTCATCGGCTTCTCGGGATTGCATTATCCGCCCAGCCATCTGCGCCTGGCGGAAGGAAACGACCGCTCCCTTCATCAGGCGATCGAGAAGGCGCGTGCCGGTCTTGGCAACGATCCCGCGCGAAGCCTCATCTGGAAGCCGCATTTTTACGGAATCTCCGACATGAGTTTCCTCGGGCTTGCCGCCAGCGGCAGCCAGGTCGTTTCGGACAACACCCCGATCTCACGTCTGGTCGATCGGCCATCCGAAAACGCGCTGCGTTTTCCGACCGTCAATCTCGGACCTTGGGGACGGGAGTTCCACCAGAAGTTCGAGCGCGTCCATGAACCCTACGCGTTCAGGGTCCTCCCGGAGCTCGTTTCCGAAATCGCCAGGACCTTCCTCGGCGACGACAGACACAGGGACTGA